The following are from one region of the Veillonella nakazawae genome:
- a CDS encoding ATP-dependent 6-phosphofructokinase: MNAAIRALTRKAIHEGFEVFGVERGYLGIMEEQFIPLSNRSVGGIITQGGTMLKTARFPEFQNEDVQKKAYDILKSHSIDHLIVIGGDGSMRGATSLAKLGMSTMTIPCTIDNDMGGTQYTIGFDTALNTVVDAVGRIRDTSNSHERVAIVEVMGRKAGHIALKAGLACGAEIVLVPENPMPLHEVCRHLKETQIRGKEYSVILVAEGAYNSGEVKSYIKDYTEFDPSLTVLGYLQRGGGPSAFDAILAARMSETCIELLMNDTDNRLLGYIDGHIRPISYQEAESLNFPINDKDYTLLSILSS; this comes from the coding sequence ATGAACGCCGCCATCAGAGCGCTAACTAGAAAAGCAATACATGAAGGTTTTGAAGTGTTCGGCGTTGAACGTGGCTATTTAGGCATTATGGAAGAGCAATTTATTCCTTTATCAAACCGCTCTGTGGGAGGCATTATTACTCAAGGTGGAACGATGCTAAAAACAGCTCGTTTTCCAGAGTTCCAAAATGAGGATGTTCAAAAAAAGGCCTATGATATATTGAAGTCTCATAGTATCGATCACCTTATTGTTATCGGTGGTGATGGATCTATGCGCGGTGCTACCAGTTTAGCGAAATTAGGTATGTCCACAATGACTATTCCTTGTACTATAGATAATGATATGGGTGGTACTCAATATACTATAGGCTTTGATACGGCGCTCAATACTGTAGTTGATGCGGTTGGTAGAATTCGTGATACTTCTAATTCACATGAACGAGTAGCTATTGTCGAAGTAATGGGACGTAAGGCAGGTCATATTGCGCTTAAAGCTGGACTTGCATGTGGTGCAGAAATTGTACTCGTTCCTGAAAATCCTATGCCTTTACATGAGGTATGCCGCCATTTAAAGGAGACACAGATTCGTGGTAAAGAATATAGTGTGATACTCGTTGCAGAAGGTGCTTATAATAGTGGGGAAGTTAAATCCTATATTAAGGATTATACGGAATTTGATCCGAGCTTGACCGTATTGGGTTATTTACAACGCGGTGGCGGTCCATCTGCATTTGATGCTATTTTAGCGGCTCGTATGAGTGAAACCTGTATTGAGTTATTAATGAATGATACAGATAATCGATTATTGGGCTATATAGATGGTCATATTCGTCCTATTTCCTATCAAGAGGCAGAAAGTCTTAATTTCCCTATCAATGATAAGGACTATACACTTTTATCAATCTTAAGCAGTTGA
- a CDS encoding efflux RND transporter periplasmic adaptor subunit: MKEFLQKHRKRIIAGAVVLCVLGGGTYYYMHSEGSKQTQNLYTTGKVEKGDVKTSISATGTINPVNYVDVSTNVAGKLEKVLVKENDQVTAGQVIAYIDTRQLQASADDARAALAKAELDMNRYKALADQNAIAQQTYDDSVTAYERAKSTYDRAAADLNDATITAPMSGTVIGTPLKAGQTISTGISTQMIIATIADLSDLEIYLTVDETDIGSIKQGAKVEFTVDSKPGETFTGYVSEIAKGTKGNMGATSNSVVYYTVKVQIPENISNNFLPSMTARATIFGEDIKNTLVVPLTAVRTDKQGEYVYVIKDGQPVRTAVSTGVTGDTNVQILKGLSEGDEIIVSGDVTAPKNNSRGPF, encoded by the coding sequence ATGAAAGAATTCTTACAAAAGCATCGTAAACGCATTATTGCTGGTGCTGTTGTTCTTTGTGTTCTTGGTGGTGGTACATACTACTACATGCATAGTGAAGGTTCTAAGCAAACACAAAACTTATATACTACTGGTAAGGTAGAAAAGGGTGATGTAAAAACAAGTATTAGTGCTACGGGTACTATTAACCCTGTTAATTATGTAGACGTTTCTACGAATGTAGCTGGTAAACTTGAAAAAGTTTTAGTTAAAGAGAATGATCAAGTTACAGCGGGTCAAGTGATTGCCTATATTGATACACGTCAATTACAAGCCTCTGCAGATGATGCTCGTGCTGCACTAGCTAAGGCAGAACTTGATATGAACCGCTATAAAGCATTAGCCGATCAAAATGCTATTGCTCAACAAACCTATGATGATTCTGTAACAGCTTATGAACGCGCAAAATCTACGTATGACCGTGCAGCAGCAGATTTAAATGATGCTACTATTACGGCGCCAATGTCTGGTACTGTTATTGGTACACCTTTGAAAGCTGGTCAAACTATCAGTACTGGCATTTCTACACAAATGATTATCGCTACGATTGCAGATTTAAGTGATTTAGAAATTTATCTAACTGTAGATGAAACAGATATTGGTAGTATTAAACAGGGTGCGAAAGTAGAATTTACAGTAGACTCTAAACCAGGTGAAACTTTCACAGGTTACGTGTCTGAAATTGCAAAAGGTACAAAAGGCAATATGGGCGCTACAAGCAATAGCGTTGTGTACTATACCGTAAAAGTTCAAATTCCTGAAAATATTTCTAATAATTTCTTACCATCTATGACGGCTCGTGCAACTATCTTTGGCGAAGATATTAAAAATACATTGGTAGTACCTCTTACTGCAGTGCGTACAGATAAGCAAGGGGAATATGTATATGTTATTAAAGATGGTCAACCAGTACGTACAGCTGTTTCTACAGGTGTAACTGGTGATACTAATGTACAAATTCTAAAAGGTTTATCTGAAGGTGATGAAATCATCGTAAGTGGTGATGTAACAGCACCTAAGAATAATAGCCGTGGACCGTTCTAA